DNA sequence from the Tissierellales bacterium genome:
GTACTTAATAATACTAGAGTTATACCAGCAAGATTATATGGTCAGCGAAAAGCAACAGGAGGGAAGGTAGAATTTTTACTTCTTAAATGTATAGAGAAAGATCGCTGGGAGACATTGGTTAAGCCTGGTAGAAAAGCTAAAGTCGGTGAAATAATAAGCTTTGGAGATGGGATATTAGAGGCAGAGGTGCTGGAAATCGGAGATGAAGGAGCTAGAATAATAGAATTTCACTACAACGGGATATTTGAAGAGATACTTGAATCACTTGGAGAGATGCCACTACCACCTTATATTCATGAAAAATTAGAAGATGGAGAACGTTACCAAACAGTATATTCTAAAGTGAAAGGCTCAGCGGCAGCGCCAACAGCAGGACTTCACTTTACGAATGAAATACTTGAAAAACTTGAGTCGAAGGGTGTAAAGTTAGCATATGTTACACTTCATGTAGGACTTGGAACGTTTAGACCAGTTAAAGAAGATGATATACTTGATCACAAAATGCACTCGGAATACTACGAGGTTAGTGAAGAAACCGCTGAAATTATAAATGATGCGAAAAAGAACGGAAAAAAGGTTATAGCAGTAGGAACTACTAGTACTAGAACTTTGGAATCAGTTGCTGACGAGAATGGAAATATGAAAGCTCAATCAGGCTGGACGGATATATTTATCTATCCAGGTTATAGCTTTAAAGTAGTGGATAGACTTATAACAAATTTCCATTTACCAGAATCAACTCTTATAATGCTTGTAAGTGCGCTAGCAGGTCAAGATGAAGTATTAAATGCTTATAATACTGCGGTAAAAGAGAGATATCGTTTCTTTAGTTTGGGCGATGCAATGTTTATAAAATAAGGTGAGAAATTTTAGTTTAGGAGAGGATTTTAAATGGCATCAATTAGTTTTGATTTATTAAAAGAGGATAGTAGAACAAAAGCGAGACTTGGTATTTTGCATACGCCACATGGGGATGTAGAGACTCCTATATTTATGCCTGTTGGCACAAAAGCTACAGTTAAAACTATGACACCAGAGGAACTTAAAGAATTAGGGGCTCAAATAATTTTGAGCAATACCTATCATTTGTATTTAAGACCAGGTCATGACCTGATAGAAGAAGCTGGTGGACTTCATAAATTTATGAATTGGAATGGTCCTATACTTACAGATAGCGGTGGTTTTCAAGTTTTTAGTTTAGGAGACATGCGAACTATTAGTGAAGAGGGTGTAGAATTTAGATCATTCATAGATGGTTCTAAGCATTTCATTAGTCCAGAAAAATCTATAGAGATTCAAAATGCATTGGGTTCAGATATAATGATGGCCTTTGATGAGTGCCCTCCATATCCAGCAGACCATGATTATGTGAAAAAATCGTTAGAGAGAACGACTAGATGGGCTAAGCGTTCTAAGGATGCAAATAAAAATCCAGAAACGCAGTCTGTGTTTGGTATAGTTCAAGGTGGAGTTTATAGAGATTTAAGAGAACAAAGTGCAAAGGAAATTATGGAATTAGATTTTCCAGGGTATGCAGTAGGTGGGCTTAGTGTTGGAGAACCAGCTGAACTTATGTATGAGGTTTTAGATTACACAGTACCTTTGTTACCAAAAGACAAGCCTAGATATAATATGGGAGTAGGTTCACCAGATTACTTATTTGAATCTGTTATAAGAGGTATAGATATGGCCGATTGTGTTTTACCAACTCGAATTGCTAGAAATGGAACTTGCTTTACATCACAGGGAAAGCTTACTATAAAGAACGCAAAATATCAAAGAGATTTTGGACCATTAGATCCAGAATGCGATTGTTATGCGTGTAAAAATTATAGCAGAGCATATATAAGGCATTTATTTAAGGCAAATGAAATATTAGGAGCTAGACTTGCTACTATTCATAATTTACATTTCCTTATCAAATTAATGGACAATATCAGAGAAGCTATCAGAGAAGATAGATTACTTGAGTATAGAGATGAATTTTATGAAAAGTATGGATACAAAAAATCAAATCAAAATGTAGATGAGAAGACAGAAGAAAAATAATAATTGCATTTAAAAAAAATATGGTATAATGGTAGTTGGAAAGGGGGTTGTTCAATGCCTAATTTATTGACAGCTACAGCAGCAAGTCCACAATCTTTTATAGGAAGCTTGATTTTACCAGTAGTATTTCTAGTAATTTTTTACTTTATATTGATTCGTCCTCAAAAGAAAAAAGAGAAACAAGTAAAAGAGATGAGAAGTGCTCTTAAAACAGGAGACAAGGTTATCACTATTGGCGGAATCAATGGCAAAATTACTAAGATTATGGACGATAAGGTGACTTTAGAAATCGGAGATCAAGGCAGATTGGTCGTAGAAAAATGGGCTATTGGAAGTTTACAAAAAACTTCTCTTGATAAATAGAACCGTATAAAGATTTAAGCTACTTTATTTTGTTTTAGAATTATGGTATAATGGCTCTTGTCATTGAGGAGGGATAGTATGAAGCATATTAAGACATTAACTAAAAGAAATTATCAGTCTACAACAATTCACGGCGGATGCGGCGAATGTCAAACTTCTTGTCAATCAGCTTGTAAAACATCGTGTACAGTAGGCAATCAGTTGTGCGAAAACGCTCAACAAAAAGCAGAAAAGTAAACAAATAGGTTTTTAGCTGAAAGGTTACAAATTTAAGAGTTTAATTTGAAATGGCAGGTGAAAGCCTGCCTTATTTTATGCCTTTTGATAGATTTTAGGAATCTATTAGAAATATGAAAGAGGT
Encoded proteins:
- the queA gene encoding tRNA preQ1(34) S-adenosylmethionine ribosyltransferase-isomerase QueA, which translates into the protein MKKKDFYFDLPEELIAQRPELERTESRLMVLDKESGEIDHRHFYDVLDYFEEGDCLVLNNTRVIPARLYGQRKATGGKVEFLLLKCIEKDRWETLVKPGRKAKVGEIISFGDGILEAEVLEIGDEGARIIEFHYNGIFEEILESLGEMPLPPYIHEKLEDGERYQTVYSKVKGSAAAPTAGLHFTNEILEKLESKGVKLAYVTLHVGLGTFRPVKEDDILDHKMHSEYYEVSEETAEIINDAKKNGKKVIAVGTTSTRTLESVADENGNMKAQSGWTDIFIYPGYSFKVVDRLITNFHLPESTLIMLVSALAGQDEVLNAYNTAVKERYRFFSLGDAMFIK
- the tgt gene encoding tRNA guanosine(34) transglycosylase Tgt, translated to MASISFDLLKEDSRTKARLGILHTPHGDVETPIFMPVGTKATVKTMTPEELKELGAQIILSNTYHLYLRPGHDLIEEAGGLHKFMNWNGPILTDSGGFQVFSLGDMRTISEEGVEFRSFIDGSKHFISPEKSIEIQNALGSDIMMAFDECPPYPADHDYVKKSLERTTRWAKRSKDANKNPETQSVFGIVQGGVYRDLREQSAKEIMELDFPGYAVGGLSVGEPAELMYEVLDYTVPLLPKDKPRYNMGVGSPDYLFESVIRGIDMADCVLPTRIARNGTCFTSQGKLTIKNAKYQRDFGPLDPECDCYACKNYSRAYIRHLFKANEILGARLATIHNLHFLIKLMDNIREAIREDRLLEYRDEFYEKYGYKKSNQNVDEKTEEK
- the yajC gene encoding preprotein translocase subunit YajC — encoded protein: MPNLLTATAASPQSFIGSLILPVVFLVIFYFILIRPQKKKEKQVKEMRSALKTGDKVITIGGINGKITKIMDDKVTLEIGDQGRLVVEKWAIGSLQKTSLDK
- the scfA gene encoding six-cysteine ranthipeptide SCIFF encodes the protein MKHIKTLTKRNYQSTTIHGGCGECQTSCQSACKTSCTVGNQLCENAQQKAEK